The following DNA comes from Solea senegalensis isolate Sse05_10M linkage group LG10, IFAPA_SoseM_1, whole genome shotgun sequence.
caaagaaatcaggaaaCTAATTTGAGAAActaaaaatcttgtttttatgaaaaaacaTCAGACCGAtgaatcaagtaattgtttcagctctataaattacagtaatgtgaattttgtatttAAGTAGATTAAAGAAGTATTTGCACTTTTATACATTAAAACACCGGCGTTGCATGCTCGCTTGACTGTGACCCTGGCCTTGGTCTAGCACGACATCCTGAGCTAATTTGGTTTCCCACTGCCCTCTGCACTGCTGCTAGCATGCTAGCCAGCTAAGAGGCTCTATAAATAGCTGCTAAGACAGTGTCTCTATCACAGCAGATGTGTTTACAGGCAGGCATGTGCGGTGTCAGTCAGCCGTTAACTCCACATCAGATCCAGTTCCTGCCTCTTCACTCGTCGAGGCCGTGCGCACGAGTATGATTTACCCCGAGATGGCCACTCAGTGCtgtcaacaacaaataaagatgCGCAAGACGGCGATTATGACGCAGATAACGGCATCAGATTTATCCTGAAATTACTATCTGGTAATGGTCTGAAAATGTCAACAGGAAATCAATCAAACACTTGCATCAGGAGTAATTATTGGCtccttcatgtgttcataacaTACAGGTCACTATTGTTGGATCCTCTTCAAAAAGCTTTGTACTAAGCCAATAACATGCTGAAACTTCTAGATTTCTAGAGGAAAAGAAGACTAACTTTGAAGGTGACTGgctctatatctatatatatatatatatatatatatatatatatatatatatatatatatatatatatatatatatatatattatatataattatatataatatatatatatatatatatatatacacacatatacatatatatatatatatatatattgctaAATTTAGCTGCTAGCTTTGGCAGCACTTTGTTGGTGGGTGTTAATTCCCCAGCTGTGGTACTGTCTGTCTTCATAATGCCACACTTTATTACCACCACTTGATTTTGCTTCTCTTGTCTTCACCTCCCACACACATTATCCTTCCTTCTGCTCTCTTGCTTTGGGATctccctgtgctgctgcctccttctgtatgtgagcagcagctttaaataaaaaaaaaataaaaaaaaggatgaacAATGTCAGGACACGCGCTGTCATGATCCAACTGAACTGCTCcggtgttattttaaaaaaatgctcctTTTAGCTCCATGTCTGACGTATTCTGTCTATACCAACACAGATAACACAGCATGCAGGTGTGAACAGGGAACAGCTACTAAtgataaacaacaacagttgaAAGACAGAGCAGGGGTTTCTGTTTTTAGACAGTTGTCTAAATGTTAGCAGAGCTTTTTTGTGTTCACCCCTGACAGTCGAGTCACGGTTGACATGAAGCATTCGGGAAGTAAATGTGGGTAACGTTTTCCAAAGGTCTCTATTTTTTGCTTATCAAGagtaatggcgcttttccattatacagttattGCACTACTCAGCTGTACTCAGGGTATTAAGATACAAACAATGAAGGACATCGAGGTAATTGTTGCGTCTGTGAATGGACCGTGGTGTATTTTTGAGGACCGCAgccaaaatgttttaaaaaaatggcagGTTTGATACCAGTGTCGGACAGTGGCTACGCTTTGTCCTGTTCAGATTTAAAACTGATGTCTGTCCACTCTTCTGAggttcttctcctcctcctcctcctcctcctcctcttctttcttcaaCAACACATACCTGTTCTCCTGCCCATCATTTTTCTCTGGCCTCTGCTCCAGCCTCTGTTCTTTCCTTTGCTCCACAGGCCAAAACCACACTCAACACTACAAACTCGTTACCAAGGCAACTGCACAGCACGTTAGGaaacagcagctgcacacacacacacacacacacagcacatctgAGTTCAGTTTTTCTGAGTTGCTCGGCTGTTATTGACCAAACCAAATCAATACATCTGTGTTACACTGGTTGCCGGGACAACAGCAGGTGTTGTAAATTAGAGGTAGACCGATGAATTGGCCGGGTACGATATTTGCCCGTGCAGTGTTGTGATGTATCGCACTGCTCGTCTTGCATTGTATTTTCCTCTACTCCATTCATCAAAGGGTTGTCGTCTGGCGTTATCGACACCTTTTCGTGTGTCGctcacgctggtggaatgacctgcatagcgctaccagaacaggggacATCCCTGTCTGAAGAGCCAGCTCTTTCAAGAGCATCTTCtctcctagcacttaccttacccccTATCTCCTTCtacacttggatccacttctgctCTCTtgccctctgtcagtccactatTCCTATTGAGTGGTTTTATTTCCAAGACtccttctatgtagcttattcctatTTTGTGAGTCAATTtcgtaaatgtaaatgtaatcatGATACTGAGAGATTTTAAAGCACCGTGTGTAATAAAATGCGTGTTCAGCATGTTCGTACATGTCGTCATATGAATTCTTGTctgacttcacttctttctctcttgtttCTTTGGTCCTACCAGAAATGAGTCGCCAGACTGCCACCGCGCTGCCCACAGGAACCTCCAAGTGCCCCCCCTCCCAGCGCGTGCCCACCCTGACAGGCACCACAGCCTCCAACAGTGACCTGGCCAGTCTGTTTGAGTGTCCGGTCTGCTTCGACTATGTTCTGCCCCCCATCCTGCAGTGCCAGTCGGGACATCTGGTAGGTTTCAGTCCATCCTGGACTCCTGTCCTGGTTTTCAGATTACTAGGAGTGTTTAGCAATGAGAAGTAGAGGTTGTGCACAGAGGGATGCGGCAGTGCCCTGCTGTTGTCCCCTCATTTTTTAATGGTAGGCTATGTCGATTTCTTCAGGGCTAATAAAAGACAatgtttagggctgcaactcgGGTCCGTAAGATGTCAGGATATAGTCATCAGTGTTTAACAAACTTGGAAATGGCGATGTTCTcaaagttttgtgtttttttccagaataaataaaatgtattaatttttaatgatttgttatattgagcaaagaaactagaaaatattcacattttactggaacagcttcttaaatgtaaatgttatttctgttgttttttttgcaccatatgaagaaataattaaaacttaataataaactatactataaaaaataagacattttgaaGATCATTTATcaactttttctgacattttatggaccaaacaactcattgattaatcaagaaaaacgTCGACAGATGAATGATTTatggaaataattgttagttgcagctctactgttGTACTGAGTGACACTTTTGTCTTCCATGGCCATAAGTGTCTCACAACAGAGTATTCAGACatgtaatcatcatcatcaatgtcCTCTTCTGCTGTCTGAGATCAGCagaaaagattatttttttctctcctgacTGAGAAACAGAGTAGGGATGAGACGTAGTCACTGATTTGACTCGTTTCTCGTCAGGTATGCTCCAACTGCCGGCCAAAGCTCACCTGCTGCCCGACCTGTCGAGGTCCGCTGGGCTCCATCAGGAACCTGGCCATGGAGAAGGTAGCAAACTCGGTCCTCTTCCCCTGTAAGTACGCCTCGTCGGGCTGCGAAGTCACCCTGCCCCACACCGACAAGACAGAGCACGAAGAGCTGTGTGAGTTCCGGCCGTACTCCTGCCCGTGTCCCGGCGCCTCCTGCAAGTGGCAGGGCTCGCTGGACGCCGTCATGCCTCACCTGATGCACCAGCACAAATCCATCACCACGCTGCAGGTGAGCGACACCGCGACTCCCATGCCCAAAAACATAATGCACATtatacacaataaaatgcaCTTTAATATACATTTCAGAGGTAAAATAACAAGGGAAGGATCAAGACCACCTTTTCATGTTTAAtccagtttgtgatattggtatccaACAACAACCAACCATTTTAAAAACCTTGGTGATGTCTCGTCATCCTTCGTGCAATACCAAAATTCATCCGCCATGGCAAATATCGATGTTGGGGTCAATTATTTGGGCCAATTTTTggcttaaaacttaaaaaatatgtcTGATTATAGCTTTTGTTTTAGCTTcagtttctgcaaaaaaaaaaatcatggttAAAACACAGCTAATATGGTTTTGTGTTGGTTAAAATGTGTCTTACAGAGACTTCTTAAacttgtctgtgtgtatgtgtacttgtatttatatctttgtgatgtccaaaaaaaacatgtgggcacattttgtctggtccccaCAACTTTGATGGCCTTTTACCAGGGTTAGGACCTAGTTTCAGGGTTGGGCATCCCCCAAAATAGACATGGATCATTGAAAGCGCTTGAAttctgtgcaagaaagaagtgaagttgatattaaggtaaatgtctccctctcCTTTGGTtccgacgccacctactgtttaaTTCCCTGCATTGACGTAAGATTCCGTGCAgcacaatgagcgagtaaagttaagcaagaGAGTGCAAATTTTATGTGATGCCTAGGacatgaaaattccaagatctcggTCTCACCAAAGAAATTGACAAAGAGAGACTGACTTCTGACTTCTCGCgttccttgaatttgaggaaaatTGATCCTAGAAAGTTCTTGAAAAGTACTTGAATTTGAtatcaaccaaggtgtgggagcTCTAGTTAAGGAAATGCTTAATGTCTAtgaagtgtcctcactaagatactaatctgtgtgtgtcctca
Coding sequences within:
- the siah1 gene encoding E3 ubiquitin-protein ligase Siah1 isoform X2 → MDEEMSRQTATALPTGTSKCPPSQRVPTLTGTTASNSDLASLFECPVCFDYVLPPILQCQSGHLVCSNCRPKLTCCPTCRGPLGSIRNLAMEKVANSVLFPCKYASSGCEVTLPHTDKTEHEELCEFRPYSCPCPGASCKWQGSLDAVMPHLMHQHKSITTLQGEDIVFLATDINLPGAVDWVMMQSCFGFHFMLVLEKQEKYDGHQQFFAIVQLIGTRKQAENFAYRLELNGHRRRLTWEATPRSIHEGIATAIMNSDCLVFDTSIAQLFAENGNLGINVTISMC